A genomic window from Brassica oleracea var. oleracea cultivar TO1000 chromosome C8, BOL, whole genome shotgun sequence includes:
- the LOC106312450 gene encoding disease resistance protein TAO1-like isoform X2, protein MGEGRKRDRERWSHDVFINFRGELRDNFVSHLEKAFKSNGIHIFKDDDALKAAEKINTELSKAIKTSKVHLVLLSKTYAHSSWCLDELAEIFECSKKDAGHMVVPVFYKVDPSDVRRQKGSFGEPFEKHKSRHPGSKLQKWKEALTQVANLSGFVTGNYRDEAKLIDDVTKEVGKMLSVSYLPLPTYAVGVRSRLHRMNELMCFGSDDVQVIGISGMGGIGKTTLAKAAFNKFSDRFEGTSFLENFGDCCKKPEGKVHLQRKLLSDISRRDDILFNMEDAMEKRFRNKRVLVVIDDLEDLTQLNSVAIDLSCFGPGSRIIVTSRNTHLLWQLGAKNIYSPKELDYGESLELLSWHAFRASEPPEAFLQLSEKLVEYCGGLPLAMEVLGASLFKRSISEWETTLQRLKNIPEDNIQAKLKISFDGLSQVQKDIFLDLSCFFIGMEKDYVSCILDGCKLYPEIGLSVLKERCLITVRDNKIVMHNLLRDMGRDISRNKCGKWSRLWDPDDARYVLANDYVNGTGATKGLTLKVEDPATEILEVKAFSKLPGLKLLQLSNVSLSGSYAHFPKDLRWLYWLGCPWDSVPINLHLRNLVVMDMQYSNLKRLWDNQEPQFLEHLKHINLSHSVHLTETPNFSYLPNLEKLVLVNCKSLVLVHKSIGTLHKKLVHLNLKGCTELGDLPSELYTLKALETLILSGCTKLERLDDALGAMESLRVLKADYTALSLFPSSGDQLKNLEELSLDGCKGLWKGKSPLAAVSLPFSFNRLGCLKTLSLGFCGLSDELVPVNLWSMSCLEELDLRGNNFRNLKTDFAGLLSLLVLKLDSCFELQSMFSLPKTLRSFYANDCIMLERTPDLSECVALQALYLTNCLSLVETPGLDKLKRVGVIHMEMCKRIPHTYIERIMQGWAVNANGGIFIPGCSLPDWVSFKNETNSISFTVPETRELDPVGFTVWTPYMSQQNNQMSEYSPKITLKNQTKGTVWSRKPATDQIRMYHERHIWQGHFLNEDFNLETGGQIEVAVDFGDQLTILGTGLRLAYNGHDQSVARVSHEKKSKFHLRSRL, encoded by the exons ATGGGTGAAGGCAGGAAACGAGATCGGGAGCGATGGAGCCACGATGTGTTTATCAATTTCCGTGGGGAACTTCGAGATAATTTTGTAAGCCATTTGGAGAAGGCTTTCAAAAGTAATGGGATACACATATTCAAGGACGATGATGCACTAAAAGCAGCAGAAAAGATCAACACAGAGCTCTCGAAGGCAATTAAAACCTCCAAAGTTCACCTTGTCCTTTTATCCAAGACGTATGCTCATTCATCTTGGTGCTTGGATGAACTTGCGGAAATTTTTGAATGCAGCAAAAAGGATGCCGGACATATGGTAGTCCCAGTTTTCTACAAGGTTGACCCATCCGATGTACGCAGACAAAAAGGATCATTTGGTGAACCCTTTGAGAAACACAAAAGCCGTCACCCAGGGAGCAAGTTGCAGAAATGGAAGGAAGCTTTAACACAAGTTGCAAACCTGTCTGGTTTTGTCACGGGAAACTACAG GGATGAAGCAAAGTTGATCGACGATGTAACTAAAGAAGTTGGGAAAATGTTGTCTGTTTCATACTTGCCTTTACCAACATATGCCGTTGGGGTTCGATCACGTTTACACCGTATGAATGAGCTAATGTGCTTTGGTTCGGATGATGTTCAAGTCATTGGGATCAGCGGAATGGGTGGGATTGGTAAAACAACGCTGGCCAAGGCTGCATTTAATAAATTCTCAGATCGTTTTGAAGGAACAAGTTTCCTAGAAAACTTTGGAGATTGCTGCAAGAAACCTGAAGGGAAGGTTCATCTTCAGCGAAAACTTCTTTCTGATATCTCAAGAAGGGATGACATACTGTTCAACATGGAAGACGCCATGGAAAAAAGATTCCGCAATAAAAGAGTATTAGTTGTTATTGATGATCTTGAAGACCTGACGCAACTTAATTCAGTCGCAATAGATTTGAGCTGCTTTGGTCCAGGAAGCAGGATCATCGTTACAAGCAGGAACACACATTTGTTATGGCAGCTCGGAGCAAAAAATATATATTCACCGAAAGAACTTGATTATGGTGAATCCCTTGAGCTCCTCAGTTGGCATGCCTTCAGAGCAAGTGAGCCTCCTGAAGCGTTTCTACAGCTCTCAGAAAAGTTGGTTGAATACTGTGGAGGACTACCCTTGGCTATGGAAGTCTTGGGTGCGTCCCTCTTCAAGAGAAGCATTTCAGAGTGGGAAACCACGTTGCAACGGCTGAAGAATATACCCGAAGATAACATTCAAGCAAAGCTTAAGATCAGCTTTGATGGGCTAAGTCAAGTGCAGAAAGATATATTCTTGGATCTTTCTTGCTTCTTCATCGGGATGGAGAAAGACTATGTAAGTTGCATATTGGATGGATGCAAGCTATATCCTGAGATAGGACTCAGTGTGCTAAAGGAGAGGTGCCTCATTACAGTCCGGGATAACAAGATAGTGATGCATAATTTATTACGAGACATGGGAAGAGATATTTCGCGGAACAAGTGTGGAAAATGGAGTAGATTGTGGGATCCTGATGATGCTCGTTATGTCTTGGCAAACGACTATGTAAAT GGAACTGGTGCAACTAAAGGTCTCACCCTGAAGGTCGAAGATCCGGCTACTGAGATCTTGGAGGTAAAAGCATTTTCAAAATTACCAGGGCTGAAACTTTTACAACTCAGTAATGTATCGCTCAGCGGAAGCTATGCACATTTTCCTAAAGATTTACGATGGCTTTACTGGCTTGGGTGTCCTTGGGACTCTGTGCCAATAAACTTACATTTGAGAAATTTAGTTGTCATGGATATGCAGTACAGCAACCTCAAACGACTTTGGGATAATCAAGAG CCGCAGTTCCTTGAGCATCTAAAACACATCAATCTCAGTCATTCTGTCCACCTCACAGAGACTCCAAACTTCTCTTATCTCCCAAACCTCGAGAAGCTGGTCTTGGTAAATTGTAAAAGTTTGGTTCTGGTTCACAAGTCGATAGGGACTCTTCACAAAAAGCTGGTGCATTTAAATCTTAAAGGTTGCACTGAACTCGGAGACCTCCCTTCGGAACTCTATACATTGAAGGCACTGGAAACACTAATTCTTTCAGGCTGCACGAAACTTGAGAGATTGGATGATGCTTTAGGTGCAATGGAATCCTTGAGAGTTCTTAAAGCTGACTATACCGCTCTATCGCTATTTCCCTCTTCGGGTGATCAACTGAAAAACCTGGAAGAATTATCTCTTGATGGCTGCAAAGGATTATGGAAAGGCAAAAGCCCTCTAGCTGCTGTATCTCTTCCATTTTCGTTTAACCGTTTAGGCTGCCTGAAGACTTTGAGTTTAGGCTTCTGTGGTCTATCAGATGAGTTGGTTCCTGTAAATCTTTGGAGCATGTCTTGTCTCGAGGAACTTGATCTACGAGGCAACAACTTTCGTAACCTGAAGACGGATTTTGCTGGTCTTTTGAGTCTACTGGTCCTGAAATTGGATAGCTGCTTTGAACTTCAATCCATGTTTAGTTTACCAAAAACGTTGAGATCTTTCTATGCGAACGACTGCATCATGTTGGAAAGAACTCCAGATTTATCAGAATGTGTGGCGTTACAAGCGTTGTACCTCACAAATTGTTTAAGCCTTGTTGAGACGCCGGGTCTGGATAAACTGAAAAGGGTTGGAGTCATCCACATGGAAATGTGCAAGCGCATTCCACATACTTATATAGAAAGAATCATGCAG GGCTGGGCTGTGAATGCCAATGGGGGAATATTTATCCCCGGGTGTAGTCTTCCAGACTGGGTGAGCTTCAAGAATGAGACCAATTCAATCTCTTTTACGGTGCCTGAAACTCGGGAACTTGATCCGGTCGGGTTTACCGTGTGGACACCATATATGAGCCAGCAAAACAACCAGATGTCTGAATATTCTCCAAAGATCACACTGAAGAATCAAACCAAAGGAACCGTATGGAGTCGCAAGCCAGCCACAGATCAGATTCGTATGTACCATGAACGACACATCTGGCAAGGACACTTTTTAAATGAAGATTTCAACTTAGAAACGGGCGGTCAAATAGAAGTTGCTGTGGATTTTGGGGATCAACTCACCATTCTTGGGACAGGACTACGTCTTGCTTACAATGGGCATGATCAATCAGTGGCTAGAGTTTCACATGAGAAGAAATCAAAATTCCATCTACGTAGCAGGCTATGA